In a genomic window of Halomonas denitrificans:
- a CDS encoding FAD-dependent monooxygenase — translation MTDRCDVLVVGGGTAGAAAALALAELGRDVALVDRREPAGIGRDAPLDPRVVAISPGSRALLETLGAWDRLDTERIASYHRMQVAAGRGEVTFQAGDHGFDALGWIVEIPALVDALWAGLRGHRRIRIHAPAELESISLLDDSTGATDSRGARGGARVRLAGRTRIEADVLIGADGARSRVRAAADIPATVDDYNQRALVTHLTTQRANPGTAWQRFTALGPMAQLPLPDGRSSLVWSVPRIDADRLMSLDDDAFLEQLNGHAQGAPFGEVIAAEPRHALPLIRRRAETLAVGCIGLVGDAARTVHPLAGQGLNLGLADVAVLAETFGRHRSDPVQALRSYALRRGSDAALVAGGIHVLTELRGFGPMALEGLGAGFSVMKRSRFARGLFVQRACGMAEIEGGVRALQGR, via the coding sequence GTGACCGACCGCTGCGACGTCCTGGTGGTCGGCGGCGGAACCGCCGGGGCCGCGGCCGCCCTGGCGCTTGCCGAGCTCGGCCGCGACGTTGCCCTCGTCGACCGGCGCGAACCGGCCGGCATCGGACGCGATGCACCGCTCGACCCCCGAGTGGTCGCGATCAGTCCGGGCTCGCGCGCGCTGCTCGAGACGCTCGGCGCGTGGGACCGTCTCGACACCGAGCGGATCGCGTCCTATCACCGCATGCAGGTCGCGGCCGGGCGCGGCGAAGTCACCTTCCAGGCCGGCGACCACGGGTTCGACGCGCTGGGCTGGATCGTCGAGATCCCGGCCCTGGTCGATGCCCTGTGGGCCGGCCTGCGCGGTCACCGGCGCATCCGGATCCATGCGCCGGCCGAGCTCGAGTCGATCTCGCTTCTCGACGACTCGACCGGCGCAACGGATTCGCGAGGCGCCCGCGGCGGCGCCCGGGTCCGGCTCGCCGGCCGGACCCGGATCGAGGCCGACGTGCTGATCGGTGCCGACGGCGCGCGCAGCCGGGTCCGCGCGGCGGCGGACATTCCGGCGACCGTCGACGACTACAACCAGCGCGCCCTGGTCACCCACCTGACGACGCAACGGGCCAACCCGGGCACCGCGTGGCAACGCTTCACCGCGCTCGGCCCGATGGCCCAGCTTCCCCTGCCGGACGGGCGATCCTCGCTGGTCTGGTCGGTGCCGCGAATCGACGCCGATCGCCTGATGTCACTGGACGATGATGCGTTCCTCGAGCAATTGAACGGCCACGCCCAGGGCGCGCCCTTCGGCGAGGTCATCGCCGCCGAGCCGCGCCACGCCCTTCCGCTGATCCGCCGCCGGGCCGAGACCCTTGCGGTCGGCTGCATCGGCCTGGTCGGCGACGCCGCCCGCACCGTTCATCCGCTGGCCGGACAGGGGCTGAACCTGGGCCTGGCCGACGTCGCGGTCCTCGCCGAGACCTTCGGCCGCCACCGCAGCGATCCCGTGCAGGCGCTGCGCAGCTACGCGCTGCGGCGCGGTTCCGACGCCGCCCTCGTCGCCGGCGGCATCCATGTGCTGACCGAACTGCGCGGCTTCGGGCCGATGGCCCTCGAAGGCCTCGGTGCGGGGTTTTCGGTCATGAAGCGCTCTCGCTTCGCGCGCGGCCTGTTCGTCCAGCGGGCCTGCGGCATGGCCGAGATCGAAGGCGGCGTGCGGGCGTTGCAGGGCCGCTGA
- a CDS encoding FAD-dependent monooxygenase → MSARIEHDVVIAGGGLAGASLAVGLARQGFDVAVIEAVDREADHQPSYDDRTLVINRASLNILGALEIIDDDLARCPIRTIEITRAGGFGRVRLEAERHGVDRFGEVVVARELGNRLLAAMKACAEITEYCPERLETFAADDDGVDVRLASGTQLRGRLLVAADGTRSSIRQAAGMASDLHDYRQSAMIFNVRPRSAAEATAHERFTPAGPLAFLPQPEGRLGVVWIDANERIDEAMGWSDDELIARLVERAGSAFQGFERPGKRARYPLVLLRTPTPIGARTVAIGNAANTVHPVSAQGFNLGLRDVAGLLDALADARDPGAPAWLARYVKLRADDQAETVRYTDTLARTFTNPSLPFRLGAGLGLAAHGVLPGLQRRLVRAAMGFREPVPTLARERA, encoded by the coding sequence GTGAGCGCCCGCATCGAACACGACGTGGTCATCGCCGGCGGCGGCCTGGCCGGCGCATCGCTGGCCGTGGGGCTGGCCCGGCAGGGCTTCGACGTGGCCGTGATCGAGGCCGTCGACCGCGAAGCCGATCACCAACCGAGCTATGACGACCGCACCCTGGTCATCAATCGCGCGTCGCTGAACATTCTCGGCGCCCTCGAGATCATCGACGACGACCTCGCGCGCTGCCCGATCCGCACGATCGAGATCACCCGCGCCGGCGGCTTCGGTCGCGTCCGGCTCGAGGCCGAGCGGCACGGCGTCGATCGCTTCGGCGAGGTGGTGGTCGCGCGCGAACTCGGCAACCGGCTGCTCGCCGCGATGAAGGCCTGCGCGGAAATCACCGAATACTGCCCCGAACGGCTCGAGACCTTTGCCGCCGACGACGACGGCGTCGACGTGCGGCTGGCCTCCGGGACCCAGCTGCGGGGGCGCCTGCTGGTCGCCGCGGACGGTACACGCTCGTCGATCCGCCAGGCCGCGGGCATGGCCTCGGACCTGCACGACTACCGGCAGTCCGCGATGATCTTCAACGTTCGACCCCGTTCCGCGGCCGAAGCGACCGCCCACGAGCGCTTCACGCCGGCCGGGCCCCTGGCCTTCCTGCCGCAACCCGAAGGGCGGCTTGGCGTGGTCTGGATCGACGCGAACGAGCGGATCGACGAGGCGATGGGCTGGTCCGACGACGAGCTGATCGCCCGCCTGGTCGAACGCGCCGGCTCCGCCTTCCAGGGCTTCGAGCGGCCCGGCAAGCGCGCCCGCTATCCGCTCGTCCTGCTGCGCACGCCGACCCCGATCGGCGCGCGCACGGTCGCGATCGGCAACGCGGCGAACACGGTCCACCCGGTCTCGGCCCAGGGGTTCAATCTGGGCCTGCGCGACGTCGCCGGCCTCCTCGATGCGCTGGCCGACGCCCGCGACCCCGGCGCGCCGGCCTGGCTCGCCCGCTACGTAAAGCTGCGGGCCGACGACCAGGCCGAGACCGTGCGCTACACCGACACGCTGGCGCGGACCTTCACCAACCCCAGCCTGCCGTTCCGTCTCGGCGCCGGCCTGGGACTTGCCGCCCACGGCGTGCTGCCCGGCCTGCAGCGCCGCTTGGTGCGGGCGGCGATGGGCTTCCGCGAACCGGTCCCGACGCTGGCCCGGGAGCGCGCGTGA
- a CDS encoding aminopeptidase P N-terminal domain-containing protein: protein MSARPRHVPAATAPKSAEPHIRRRRDLMSLAEPGSVVIVPGAHEVLRNGDSHFAFRQDSDFLYLTGFDEPDAVLVLVPGREAGEQLLFCRESDPDRERWDGPRLGLDAARERLAVDDCFPIDDLDEILPGLMEGRERIYHAVGRNPAFDRQVIEWRNELRNQKRNVRAPEEFIGLDHLLHELRLIKSPDELRSMRRAARISADAHARAMQACRPGLSEAELTAELLHEFARNGCPPSYLPIVASGANALILHYVKNDQPLPDDGLVLIDAGCEVDGYAADISRTFPVSGRFTPAQRAIHDLVRAAQLQAIDQARPGRAFDDIHDAACRVLTEGLIDLGLLTGSLDANLEQQAYRRFYMHKTGHWIGLDVHDVGDYRIDGQSRQLEKNMVTTVEPALYIGFDDDIPEEFRGIGVRIEDDIRVTDDDPENLTGSVPADAAAIETLMASSNRADGRGGGR from the coding sequence ATGAGCGCTCGGCCCCGTCACGTGCCTGCCGCGACGGCGCCGAAGAGCGCCGAACCGCACATTCGACGCCGCCGCGACCTGATGTCGCTGGCGGAGCCCGGGTCGGTCGTGATCGTGCCCGGCGCGCACGAGGTGCTGCGCAACGGCGACAGTCACTTCGCGTTCCGCCAGGACAGCGACTTCCTCTACCTGACGGGCTTCGACGAACCCGATGCGGTGCTGGTCCTGGTGCCGGGTCGGGAGGCGGGCGAACAGCTGCTGTTCTGCCGCGAGTCCGATCCCGATCGGGAGCGTTGGGACGGTCCACGCCTGGGGCTGGACGCCGCCCGCGAGCGGCTGGCCGTCGACGACTGCTTCCCGATCGACGATCTCGACGAGATCCTCCCCGGCCTGATGGAAGGGCGGGAGCGCATCTACCACGCGGTCGGACGCAACCCCGCCTTCGATCGGCAGGTCATCGAGTGGCGAAACGAACTGCGCAACCAGAAGCGCAACGTCCGGGCCCCCGAGGAGTTCATCGGCCTCGACCACCTGCTGCATGAGCTGCGCCTGATCAAGTCGCCGGACGAGCTGCGCTCGATGCGTCGTGCCGCCCGCATCTCGGCCGATGCGCACGCCCGGGCGATGCAGGCCTGCCGGCCGGGCCTGAGCGAAGCGGAGCTCACCGCCGAACTGCTTCACGAGTTCGCCCGCAACGGCTGCCCGCCCTCGTACCTGCCGATCGTCGCCAGCGGGGCGAACGCACTCATCCTCCATTACGTGAAGAACGACCAGCCGCTGCCCGACGACGGCCTGGTCCTGATCGACGCCGGCTGCGAGGTCGACGGGTACGCTGCCGACATCTCGCGGACCTTTCCCGTCTCGGGGCGGTTCACCCCGGCCCAGCGCGCGATCCACGACCTTGTCCGGGCCGCGCAGCTGCAGGCCATCGACCAGGCCCGTCCGGGCCGGGCCTTCGACGACATCCACGACGCTGCCTGCCGGGTACTGACCGAGGGCCTGATCGACCTGGGCCTGCTGACCGGCTCGCTCGACGCCAACCTCGAGCAGCAGGCCTACCGCCGCTTCTACATGCACAAGACCGGGCACTGGATCGGACTCGACGTTCACGACGTCGGCGACTACCGGATCGACGGCCAATCGCGCCAGCTCGAGAAGAACATGGTCACCACCGTCGAGCCGGCGCTCTACATCGGCTTCGACGACGACATCCCCGAGGAATTCCGCGGCATCGGCGTGCGCATCGAGGACGACATCCGCGTGACCGACGACGACCCGGAAAACCTGACCGGATCGGTCCCCGCCGATGCCGCGGCGATCGAGACGCTGATGGCGTCCAGCAACCGCGCGGACGGTCGCGGAGGCGGTCGGTGA
- a CDS encoding UPF0149 family protein, with translation MNDNESKLAWLLALSADADPARVAETHGVVIGLLVAGPKQSDQELADQLAALQVGDWDSEKIQQQLGPAISTLRSELGSPDMDFKPLLPTDDRPLEERTRCLATWVTGFLAGFGTSGRRIDGGDAAEALRMLEQIARAGLDPEADDEAQEEAFAELSEFVRIATLLLREESLRQSA, from the coding sequence ATGAACGACAACGAATCCAAACTGGCCTGGCTGCTCGCCCTGTCCGCCGACGCCGACCCGGCGCGCGTGGCCGAGACCCACGGCGTGGTCATCGGCCTGCTGGTCGCCGGTCCGAAGCAATCCGACCAGGAACTCGCCGACCAGCTCGCGGCGCTGCAGGTGGGCGACTGGGACTCGGAGAAGATCCAGCAGCAGCTCGGACCCGCGATCTCGACGCTGCGCAGCGAACTCGGTTCGCCCGACATGGACTTCAAGCCGCTGCTGCCGACCGACGACCGTCCCCTGGAGGAGCGCACCCGCTGCCTCGCCACCTGGGTCACCGGCTTCCTCGCCGGCTTCGGGACCTCGGGTCGCCGCATCGATGGCGGAGATGCCGCCGAAGCGCTGCGGATGCTGGAGCAGATCGCCCGCGCCGGCCTCGACCCGGAGGCCGACGACGAGGCCCAGGAAGAAGCCTTCGCGGAACTCAGCGAATTCGTCCGAATCGCCACGCTGCTGCTTCGCGAGGAGAGCCTGCGGCAGTCCGCCTGA
- a CDS encoding TIGR02449 family protein — MSMQRTRAALDTIESRLSSLIDRVDALERENRSLLARQESLVAERAGLVKRNEEARTRVEAMIERLKSLENAT; from the coding sequence ATGAGCATGCAACGGACCCGGGCGGCGCTCGACACGATCGAGTCGCGGCTGTCGAGCCTGATCGATCGCGTGGATGCCCTCGAGCGCGAGAACCGTTCCCTGCTGGCCCGGCAGGAGTCGCTGGTCGCCGAACGCGCCGGGCTGGTCAAGCGCAACGAGGAGGCGCGGACCCGGGTCGAAGCCATGATCGAACGGCTGAAATCGCTGGAGAATGCAACCTGA
- a CDS encoding cell division protein ZapA, producing MADSEPVSVRILDREFKVMCQPGERRALMEAALFLDGQMREIRDSGKLTSMEKVAVMCALNLADELLKIRQENEARDEQIDQRLLDLATRLEQAAPRADGTGD from the coding sequence ATGGCCGACTCGGAGCCGGTATCGGTCCGCATCCTGGACCGCGAATTCAAGGTCATGTGCCAGCCGGGGGAGCGGCGTGCACTGATGGAGGCGGCGCTGTTTCTCGATGGCCAGATGCGGGAAATCCGCGACAGCGGCAAGCTGACCTCGATGGAGAAGGTCGCGGTGATGTGCGCCCTGAACCTGGCCGACGAGTTGTTGAAGATCCGCCAGGAGAACGAAGCCCGGGACGAGCAGATCGACCAGCGCCTCCTGGACCTCGCCACACGCCTCGAGCAGGCCGCGCCCCGGGCCGACGGCACGGGCGATTGA
- a CDS encoding 5-formyltetrahydrofolate cyclo-ligase: protein MTETPDARKQALRTRVLETRTALHPHQRRRADRQIASHLLRVLGERDCVDLAAFQPFRGEPDLTPALDVLAEAGRRIWLPVVDGRDMRFRRWQPGSAMTKNRFGIPEPAEGPFRDPKRLEIVLTPLVAFSATGMRLGMGAGYYDRAFDFLRRDPEAGPWLVGVAYALQQVDSLPADPWDVPLAAVLTERGLQVFRE, encoded by the coding sequence GTGACCGAGACGCCCGACGCCCGCAAACAGGCTCTGCGCACCCGGGTCCTCGAAACGAGGACCGCACTCCATCCGCACCAGCGACGCCGCGCCGACCGTCAGATCGCCAGCCACCTGCTGCGCGTGCTCGGCGAGCGCGATTGCGTGGACCTCGCCGCGTTCCAGCCCTTTCGCGGCGAGCCCGACCTCACCCCCGCCCTGGACGTGCTGGCCGAGGCGGGCCGGCGCATCTGGTTGCCGGTCGTCGACGGCCGCGACATGCGCTTCCGGCGCTGGCAGCCCGGGAGTGCGATGACGAAGAACCGCTTCGGCATCCCCGAGCCCGCCGAGGGCCCGTTCCGGGACCCGAAACGCCTGGAGATCGTACTGACGCCGCTGGTCGCGTTCTCCGCCACCGGCATGCGCCTCGGCATGGGGGCCGGGTACTACGACCGTGCCTTCGACTTCCTGCGTCGCGATCCAGAAGCCGGCCCCTGGCTGGTCGGCGTGGCCTACGCCCTGCAGCAGGTCGACAGCCTCCCCGCCGACCCGTGGGACGTCCCGCTCGCCGCCGTGCTGACCGAGCGCGGCCTGCAGGTCTTCCGCGAGTAG
- a CDS encoding EVE domain-containing protein — MNYWLMKSEPDVFGIEHLKACKDKTEPWDGIRNYQARNFIRDDMKKGDKVFFYHSNCTTPGIVGIAKVASQPYPDPTQFDAGSNYFDPKSDPDDPRWVLVDIQHVRDLKRTVTLKEMKARADEFGDFQLLARGNRLSILPVSKDQWDQVLKMEKENPA, encoded by the coding sequence ATGAACTACTGGTTGATGAAGTCCGAGCCGGACGTGTTCGGCATCGAGCACCTCAAGGCCTGCAAGGACAAGACCGAGCCCTGGGACGGAATCCGCAACTACCAGGCCCGGAACTTCATCCGGGACGACATGAAGAAGGGTGACAAGGTCTTCTTCTACCACTCGAACTGCACGACGCCGGGCATCGTCGGCATCGCGAAGGTGGCCTCGCAGCCGTATCCCGACCCGACCCAGTTCGATGCCGGCTCGAACTATTTCGACCCGAAATCCGACCCGGACGATCCGCGCTGGGTGCTGGTCGACATCCAGCACGTGCGTGACCTGAAGCGAACCGTGACGCTCAAGGAAATGAAGGCGCGCGCCGATGAGTTCGGCGATTTCCAGTTGCTCGCCCGAGGCAACCGCCTGTCGATCCTTCCGGTGTCGAAAGACCAGTGGGACCAGGTCCTGAAAATGGAAAAGGAGAACCCTGCATGA
- the rpiA gene encoding ribose-5-phosphate isomerase RpiA, which yields MSQQRLKIEVARAALKHVEDGMLLGVGTGSTVNAFIDELGASGIRLEGAVSSSEATTGKLKSIGVDVLELNRTGDLALYIDGADEFDGHRRLIKGGGGALTREKIIAGASKRFVCIVDASKKVDVLGEFPLPVEVLPMARSFVARQLIKLGGQPELREDFTTDNGNVILDVRNLDLVDPVQMETKINQVPGVVTCGLFAHRPADLVLMATESGIETI from the coding sequence ATGAGCCAGCAACGCCTGAAGATCGAAGTGGCCCGTGCCGCGCTGAAGCACGTCGAGGACGGCATGCTGCTCGGCGTCGGTACCGGATCCACCGTCAATGCGTTCATCGACGAACTCGGTGCCAGCGGTATCCGCCTCGAGGGTGCCGTGTCCTCGTCCGAAGCGACGACCGGGAAGCTGAAGTCGATCGGCGTCGACGTGCTGGAACTGAATCGCACCGGCGACCTGGCGCTGTACATCGACGGCGCCGACGAGTTCGACGGCCATCGCCGACTGATCAAGGGCGGCGGCGGCGCGCTGACCCGCGAGAAGATCATCGCCGGCGCCAGCAAGCGCTTCGTGTGCATCGTCGATGCGAGCAAGAAGGTCGACGTGCTCGGCGAGTTTCCCCTGCCGGTGGAAGTCCTGCCGATGGCCCGGTCCTTCGTGGCCCGGCAGCTGATCAAGCTCGGCGGCCAGCCCGAGCTGCGCGAGGACTTCACCACCGACAACGGCAACGTCATCCTCGACGTGCGCAACCTCGACCTCGTCGACCCGGTGCAGATGGAAACGAAGATCAACCAGGTCCCCGGCGTCGTCACCTGCGGCCTCTTCGCCCACCGCCCGGCCGATCTCGTCCTCATGGCCACCGAAAGCGGCATCGAGACGATCTGA
- a CDS encoding coiled coil domain-containing protein encodes MSKRDAWIDKIKARLDEANAEIDKYEARARRAHADARMNYEDQVDELRQRRDGLKSKLRELRDASDDAWDEVKHGAESAWDHLSEGLKRARDRFRD; translated from the coding sequence ATGTCCAAACGCGACGCATGGATCGACAAGATCAAGGCCCGGCTCGACGAGGCCAATGCCGAGATCGACAAGTACGAGGCCAGGGCCCGGCGTGCCCACGCCGATGCGCGGATGAACTACGAGGACCAGGTCGACGAACTGCGCCAGCGGCGCGACGGCCTGAAGAGCAAGCTGCGCGAACTTCGAGATGCCAGCGACGACGCCTGGGACGAAGTGAAGCACGGCGCCGAATCGGCCTGGGACCATCTCTCCGAGGGCCTGAAGCGAGCCAGGGACCGCTTTCGTGACTGA
- a CDS encoding cystathionine gamma-synthase, with translation MSQNSTHDKLATRVIHAGQTPDPSTGAIMTPIYTTSTYVQSSPGDHQGYEYSRTHNPTRKAWEACIADLEGGAAGFAFASGMAAVDTLMHLLEPGDHVVAMHDLYGGTWRLFERVRRRSSGLDFTFADLGDPDAAAAAITDRTKMIWVETPTNPMLQLVDIARMAELAHRHDCKLVVDNTFATPMLQRPIALGADIVLHSVTKYLNGHSDMVGGALVVKDDDLAEQIGFLQNSAGGVQGAFDAWLAMRGAKTLALRMKAHCENAQRIAEWLVEQPKVGKVIYPGLDSHPQKKLAERQMAGFGGMVSFDLQSDLPTARRFLENTRLFALAESLGGVESLVNHPAIMTHGTVPKDRREELGITDSLIRLSVGIEDIDDLIGDLKTALAAV, from the coding sequence ATGTCCCAGAACAGCACGCACGACAAGCTCGCGACCCGCGTGATCCACGCCGGCCAGACGCCGGACCCGTCGACCGGCGCGATCATGACGCCGATCTACACCACCAGCACCTACGTGCAGTCCTCTCCCGGTGACCACCAGGGCTACGAGTACTCGCGGACCCATAACCCGACCCGCAAGGCCTGGGAAGCCTGCATCGCCGATCTCGAAGGCGGCGCGGCCGGCTTCGCGTTCGCTTCCGGCATGGCCGCGGTCGATACGCTGATGCACCTGCTCGAGCCGGGCGACCACGTGGTCGCCATGCACGACCTCTACGGCGGCACATGGCGCCTGTTCGAGCGTGTCCGCCGGCGCTCCTCGGGGCTGGACTTCACCTTCGCCGACCTGGGCGATCCCGACGCTGCCGCAGCCGCGATCACCGACCGGACGAAGATGATCTGGGTCGAGACCCCGACCAACCCGATGCTGCAGCTGGTGGACATCGCCAGGATGGCCGAGCTGGCCCACCGCCACGACTGCAAGCTGGTGGTCGACAACACCTTCGCCACGCCGATGCTGCAACGTCCGATCGCATTGGGTGCCGATATCGTGCTGCACTCGGTCACCAAGTACCTCAACGGCCACTCGGACATGGTCGGGGGCGCGCTGGTGGTCAAGGACGACGACCTCGCCGAGCAGATCGGCTTCCTGCAGAATTCCGCCGGCGGCGTCCAGGGCGCGTTCGACGCCTGGCTGGCCATGCGCGGGGCAAAGACGCTGGCGCTGCGCATGAAGGCGCACTGCGAGAACGCCCAGCGGATCGCCGAGTGGCTGGTCGAACAGCCCAAGGTCGGCAAGGTGATCTACCCCGGCCTCGACAGCCACCCGCAGAAGAAGCTCGCAGAGCGCCAGATGGCCGGCTTCGGCGGCATGGTCAGCTTCGATCTGCAAAGCGACCTGCCGACCGCTCGACGGTTTCTCGAGAACACCCGCCTGTTCGCCCTGGCCGAATCGCTCGGCGGCGTCGAGAGCCTGGTCAACCACCCGGCGATCATGACCCACGGCACCGTGCCGAAGGATCGGCGCGAGGAGCTGGGCATTACCGATTCGCTGATCCGCCTGTCGGTGGGCATCGAGGACATCGACGACCTGATCGGCGACCTAAAGACGGCACTGGCCGCGGTCTGA
- a CDS encoding pilin: MQHPSSSSVRGFTLIELMVVVGVIAILLGIAVPSYTNYSIRAKVSECLGLAGPAQAAVADVATRRGRAPTGSDEAGFSFTATENCADVRVAGDGSVVIETQNTGATIDPVVQFRLNFENAFSGIDWNCQLVSGDPAHVPGGCREQGTAAPGGSGGSGGSGGSGGSGGSGGSGGPGGSGGAGGAGGSGGSGGSGGSGGSGGSGGSGGSGGSGGSGGSGGSGGSGGSGGSGGSGGSGGSGGSGGSGGSGGSGGSGGGSNHPACQRPNPPPFCR, encoded by the coding sequence ATGCAGCATCCATCGTCTTCGTCCGTTCGGGGGTTCACCCTGATCGAACTCATGGTCGTGGTCGGCGTGATCGCGATCCTGCTCGGCATCGCGGTGCCGAGCTACACCAACTACTCGATCCGCGCCAAGGTCTCGGAATGCCTGGGCCTGGCCGGCCCCGCGCAGGCCGCGGTGGCCGATGTGGCAACGCGCCGGGGCCGCGCACCGACCGGGTCCGACGAGGCGGGTTTTTCCTTTACCGCCACCGAGAACTGCGCGGATGTCCGCGTTGCCGGCGACGGCTCGGTCGTGATCGAAACGCAGAACACCGGGGCGACCATCGACCCCGTCGTCCAGTTCCGACTGAACTTCGAGAATGCCTTTTCCGGGATCGACTGGAACTGCCAGCTGGTCTCGGGTGACCCGGCGCACGTGCCGGGCGGATGCCGTGAACAGGGAACCGCCGCACCGGGCGGTTCGGGCGGTTCGGGTGGCTCGGGTGGCTCGGGTGGCTCGGGTGGCTCGGGTGGCTCGGGTGGCCCGGGTGGCTCGGGCGGCGCGGGCGGCGCGGGCGGCTCGGGCGGCTCGGGCGGCTCGGGCGGCTCGGGCGGCTCGGGCGGCTCGGGTGGCTCGGGTGGCTCGGGTGGCTCGGGTGGCTCGGGTGGCTCGGGTGGCTCGGGTGGCTCGGGTGGCTCGGGTGGCTCGGGTGGCTCGGGTGGCTCGGGTGGCTCGGGTGGCTCGGGTGGCTCGGGTGGCTCGGGTGGCTCGGGTGGCTCGGGTGGCGGTAGCAATCACCCTGCGTGCCAGCGGCCCAACCCGCCTCCGTTCTGCCGCTAG